Proteins found in one Miscanthus floridulus cultivar M001 chromosome 4, ASM1932011v1, whole genome shotgun sequence genomic segment:
- the LOC136552574 gene encoding fatty-acid-binding protein 1-like gives MNGITSPLPPRATRAALPHRVLRPPHGRTSSSPPPLRLSSLRPAAMVSLRFPTAAIPRLPPTQAPNGVAIATTVAAAAAAAAAAATSLTLTAKSAGRPSPHPAPLWASLSLADGAAPGSVEPRTGATFPTEAAAGRRLLGVGLRKTSVLGLKSIDVYAFGVYADGNDLKQQLKEKYSKFSASELEENAELINDTLERDIRMTVRLQIVYGRLSIRSVRSAFEKSVGSRFQKFGGQDTKELLQSFVALFKDEYKLPKGSVIELSRESNHVLKICIEGEEVGSIESKLLCQSLLDLYIGDDPFDKNAKDDIHENIASILKS, from the exons ATGAATGGGATCACCTCGCCACTGCCGCCGCGCGCCACCCGCGCCGCTCTCCCACATCGAGTCCTCCGCCCCCCGCACGGACGCACCTCAAgttcaccacctcctcttcgcctCTCGTCGCTGCGGCCCGCGGCCATGGTCTCCCTCCGCTTCCCCACTGCTGCCATCCCCCGCCTCCCGCCAACCCAAGCCCCCAACGGCGTCGCCATCGCCACCACGGTCGCCGCTGCGGCCGCGGCCGCAGCTGCAGCAGCGACCAGCTTGACCCTCACGGCCAAGTCCGCAGGCCGCCCAAGTCCGCACCCTGCCCCTCTTTGGGCCTCCCTCTCCCTGGCCGACGGGGCGGCCCCCGGCTCCGTCGAACCCCGGACCGGCGCGACATTCCCCACCGAGGCCGCCGCTGGGCGCCGCCTACTCGGCGTAGGCCTCCGGAAGACCAGCGTCCTCGGGCTCAAGTCCATCGACGTCTACGCATTCG GCGTGTATGCGGATGGCAACGATTTGAAACAGCAGCTGAAGGAGAAGTACAGTAAGTTCTCCGCCTCGGAACTGGAGGAAAATGCTGAGTTGATCAACGATACGCTAGAGCGTGACATACGGATGACGGTCAGGCTGCAGATTGTTTATGGGAGGCTGAGTATTCGCTCGGTTCGCAGCGCATTTGAGAAGAGTGTGGGAAGTAGGTTTCAGAAGTTCGGTGGACAAGACACCAAAGAGTTGCTTCAGAG CTTTGTTGCACTTTTCAAGGATGAATACAAATTACCAAAGGGGTCTGTGATTGAGCTTTCGAGGGAATCAAACCATGTGCTTAAAATTTGCA TTGAAGGCGAGGAAGTGGGGAGCATTGAGAGCAAGCTCTTGTGCCAGTCTCTCTTAGATCTTTATATTGGAGATGACCCCTTTGACAAAAATGCAAAAGATGATATCCATGAAAATATAGCTAGCATTCTTAAAAGTTAA